The Anaerolineales bacterium genomic interval GATCACCTGCTGCGGCCATTCCAGGAGCGTCAGATCCGGCTCTTCGGTCTCCACAACCTCTCGTAGATCTTCCCAGGGGTGAGGAGAGACGCGCACCCGCGGCAGCATACGGGTCTGCGGGAGCAGATCCAGCTGGCGCATTTCACTGCGCAGCCGGCGGGCATCTCCCGCCGCCCGGCTCACCGCTTCCTCCCCCGTCACCGGGACAACCCCCAGCAGCACGGTCTCAGCCGCCAGCGCTTGCGCCAGCCGAATCGACTCGACGGGCATATAGCCCTTGACCACGGGTACCAAAACGCGCTGCAGGCGGCTGAACAACGGTCGGCGCGTCATCGCTGCACCATCGGCTCGATGTACCGGATGAAGATCTGATTCCAGTCGTAGGACTGCCGGACGCGTACGGCCATGGCATGGGTCGGGCTGGCTTTCAGGCTTGACGCCAGCAACCCAGCCACCTCACGCGGCGCGGCGTCGACCGCGAAGTAGCTTGCCTGATCCCCGCCCAGTTCACGCAACGGAGCGATGTCCGTACAGAAGACCGGAATGCGCGCCAGGGCAGCTTCGAGCAGGGGGATCCCGAATCCCTCTTCCCGGCTTGGCAACAGCAAGGCGTCCGCCAGCCGGAACAGGTCCCCGACAACCTCGTCGGTCAGCGGCTGCGCCCGGTTCTCAGCCAGGAAATGGACATGCTCCTCCAACCCCAGGGCGGCGCGCAGCTCCCGCAGCTCATCGAAGTACGATTGATTGGCCGGGTTGTGCGGCCCAGGGGGTCCGGTGACCAGCAGCGCCAGACGCGGAAAGCTCTCCCGAAGGATGGCGCCGGCCCGCAGCGCAAGCTCGATGTTCTTGCGCCGGGTGAGGCGCACCGGGATCAGCAGGATCGGGTCCGCCTGCGCCAGGTTCAACCGATCGGCGATCTGGCGGGCGTCTGCCGAGAGCTTGAGCAGTGATCCGGCGTCCACGCCGTTCGGGATGACGGCGATCCTGTCGGTCTCGATGCCCATCAGGTCGGCCAGCTGCCTGCGACGGAACTCCGAGATCGCCACGTGCTCGGCCCCCCAATCGGTCGACAACAGGCTCCACGGCCAGCCGGGATAGAGCTCACGCCGGTAGCGTGCCGCGGTCCACGCCAGGTCGTGGTGCCAGAGCACCAGCCGCGCAAGTTGGCCTTCGCGTTTCATTGCTTCCAGGGCTGCGGTCAGCGCAAGGTTCTTGTGCAGCGAGCCGACGTTGTGCGCCAGCAGCACGTCGCATTCGCTCAGCAGCGGGGCAAGCGCCTGACGGATGCGCGCGATCAGATGATCGAAATCTCCAGGAACGCGGCCTTCATCCAGCAGGCGCTTGGCGGCCAGGATCTCCGCGTGCCGCGAGTCGAGCAGAGGCACGACCTCGAGCGGGATGCGCCCATCCCAGGCCTGGCCGCGGCCCGCAATCACCTGGGCCTGGTAGCCGTGGTCAACCAGCAGCCCGGCATGGCGCCGGAGGACCGCTTCCACCCCGCCGACAACGGGCGGGGCTGAGTAGTGGATCAGGGCGGTGCGCGGGCGGCGAGTCATCATCGACGGGTTCGGTCACAGCCGATCGGAGGGCAGGGTAGCGCTGGGTAGCCCGGCTGCAGAGGCCGGGCTGACGCGGAAGCGTTGCGACTCTCATTCTAGCCCATCTGGGCTACGGGCCTCCAGGTCGGCTGCCGTTATAGGACGCTGCCGGCTCCCGACGCCGCGGCCGGCTTCCTCGCTCCGCCGCCCCAGCCCTGCAATCGGGTGCCCGCCTCCGACCCTGCCTGCCCGGGTGAGCGTGCGCCCTGGCTTCGGCCCCGGCCGCACCTTCGATGGGAGCCATCCGACTGCACGCCGGAAACCGCCCCTTCTCCGAAGACCGGCAGATCCTCCCTAGGCGGCAGGTTTTGCGAAGTGCCTGCCCCCCAGGCTTCCTGCCGCACCCAGGCCCCGCGATCCCATGCGCGGCCGCAGGAGCAGGCGAAACGACACCTGCAGGCTCTGCTGATAAGCAGTTGCCGCCTCCTGGCCGGGCGGCTAAGATTGCGGCAAGATGGACGGGGCTCGGCGGCGGCCGCTCGCTGGCAGGGCGGCGGCTTTGGCTTCGCTGAGACTGGCCGGGCGCACACCCACCCGCCCTAACCCACTCCCAAGGAGACATCCATGAAACCTGTTGAGGACTTCTTTGTCCCGTGGCTCAAGGGCCAGAAGATGTACTTCTCGCCGCACATCGACCTGGCCTGGCGCCGGCCTGAACTTCACCGGCTGATGTCGAACGAGAATCCCAATCCGCCTTCCGAGCATGTGATGGCGGCCATCGAGAAGTACGGCGGCATGGCGAACCGCTATGCCGATCAGGGCTTTGCCACCCGCCAGAAGATCGCCGACATGAACGGCCTGCCCGGGATCGAGAACGTGCTGCTGGGCAACGGGTCGAGCGAAGTCTTCGACATGATCCTGCGCAGCTTCGTCCAGCCCGGCGAAGAAGTGATCCAGCACACGCCGTGCTTCGGCATCTACAAGCTGCGTACTTTGATCTGCGGCGGCAAGATCGTCAGCGTGCCGATGAAGTACAAGTGGGGCGATGACGCCTTGCAGTACGACCCGGAGGCCATCGTCAAGGCTATCACCGACCACACCAAGGTGATCGTCGTCGCCAACCCCAACAACCCCACCGGCAACTTCATGGAGCCAGACGGCTTCGTCAAGATTGCCGAGACCGGGATTCCCTTCATCATCGATGAGGCCTACGTGGAGTACGCCGCCGTCAAGGAGAAGTCCCAGGTCGGCCTGGTCAAGAAGTACAAGAACGTGCTGGTCACCCGCACCCTGTCGAAGGCCTACGGCTTGGCGGGGCTGCGCTTCGGCTATGCCCTGGGCGAGAAGGACGTGATCATGCAGATCGCCGCCACGCTGATCCCGTGGAATCAGAGTACGATCGCCATGTGGGCCGGCCTGGCCGCCCTGGAAGACACCGACGGCCTAAAGCAGCGGGTCCAGTTCAACAACAGCGAACTCGACCGGATCATGAATGAGGTCAACAAGCTCAAGGGCGTCAAGGCCTTCTCCACCCGGGGCAACTACATGCTGTTCGACTCCAAGGTTCCGGGCAAGAGCGGCGACGGCATGATCAAGCATGCCGAGGCCAAGGGTCTGATCCTGCGGGGCCAGGAGCCAATGTACGGCAGCGACGGCTGGTTCCGCCTGACCGTCGGCTCGAAGGAAGAGAACGACATGTTCATCGCCGCC includes:
- a CDS encoding glycosyltransferase family 4 protein, which translates into the protein MMTRRPRTALIHYSAPPVVGGVEAVLRRHAGLLVDHGYQAQVIAGRGQAWDGRIPLEVVPLLDSRHAEILAAKRLLDEGRVPGDFDHLIARIRQALAPLLSECDVLLAHNVGSLHKNLALTAALEAMKREGQLARLVLWHHDLAWTAARYRRELYPGWPWSLLSTDWGAEHVAISEFRRRQLADLMGIETDRIAVIPNGVDAGSLLKLSADARQIADRLNLAQADPILLIPVRLTRRKNIELALRAGAILRESFPRLALLVTGPPGPHNPANQSYFDELRELRAALGLEEHVHFLAENRAQPLTDEVVGDLFRLADALLLPSREEGFGIPLLEAALARIPVFCTDIAPLRELGGDQASYFAVDAAPREVAGLLASSLKASPTHAMAVRVRQSYDWNQIFIRYIEPMVQR
- a CDS encoding histidinol-phosphate aminotransferase family protein, coding for MKPVEDFFVPWLKGQKMYFSPHIDLAWRRPELHRLMSNENPNPPSEHVMAAIEKYGGMANRYADQGFATRQKIADMNGLPGIENVLLGNGSSEVFDMILRSFVQPGEEVIQHTPCFGIYKLRTLICGGKIVSVPMKYKWGDDALQYDPEAIVKAITDHTKVIVVANPNNPTGNFMEPDGFVKIAETGIPFIIDEAYVEYAAVKEKSQVGLVKKYKNVLVTRTLSKAYGLAGLRFGYALGEKDVIMQIAATLIPWNQSTIAMWAGLAALEDTDGLKQRVQFNNSELDRIMNEVNKLKGVKAFSTRGNYMLFDSKVPGKSGDGMIKHAEAKGLILRGQEPMYGSDGWFRLTVGSKEENDMFIAAVKEYFAA